The Cellulomonas wangleii genome includes a region encoding these proteins:
- a CDS encoding DUF5998 family protein: MPALSTALRDDLHRAGYYPELVGEVLELALAGEDAVAHLVHPETTFDGAEVRRHVTVLVLTATRFVVTHVDDHPADSEHPSASAQATTEAVPLRELRSVAFTHVMNDPQQHRAGDGASELTLAIGWGAVSRVDLEPASCGDPQCDADHGMSGSITPDDVVVRVSAAAEGREAVLAAMRFGRTLSAATTQR; encoded by the coding sequence GTGCCTGCACTCTCCACCGCGCTGCGTGACGACCTGCACCGTGCCGGGTACTACCCGGAGCTCGTCGGCGAGGTTCTCGAGCTCGCCCTGGCCGGCGAGGACGCCGTCGCCCACCTGGTCCACCCCGAGACGACGTTCGACGGTGCGGAGGTGCGACGGCACGTCACCGTGCTCGTGCTGACCGCGACCCGGTTCGTCGTCACCCACGTCGACGACCACCCCGCCGACTCCGAGCACCCGTCGGCCAGCGCCCAGGCGACGACCGAGGCGGTGCCGCTGCGCGAGCTGCGCTCGGTGGCCTTCACGCACGTCATGAACGACCCGCAGCAGCACCGTGCCGGCGACGGCGCCTCGGAGCTCACACTGGCGATCGGCTGGGGCGCGGTGTCCCGCGTCGACCTGGAGCCCGCGTCCTGCGGTGACCCCCAGTGCGACGCCGACCACGGCATGAGCGGCTCGATCACCCCCGACGACGTCGTGGTGCGGGTGAGCGCCGCGGCGGAGGGGCGCGAGGCGGTGCTCGCCGCGATGCGGTTCGGGCGCACGCTCTCGGCGGCGACGACCCAGCGGTGA
- a CDS encoding alkaline phosphatase family protein: protein MSARAGALPHPDELLTPGDGPALRHVLPAVAAALGVDVAGGEPGRALLGLPAATRACVVLVDGLGHLNLAERGGHAPFLRSLLASSQPLLSTFPSTTATAVAAFGTGCGPGRTAMLGYTVRVPETGRLGNLVSWADMPPAERWQPHPTVFEQLAAAGVRVTSVGPARFQGSGLTGAALRGARYAAAESLDGRVDAVVRALREPGLAYLYWHDVDKTGHHHGWGSWQWGEALAELDAELGRLARSLPRDTLLVVTADHGMVDVDPARRRDVGTDPVLGADVVTTGGEPRALHLHVADGVDPGVVAARWRDELGDDAVVRTRDEAVAAGWFGPVEPRVLPVVGDVVVAMTGAATVVDSRTQTPASMALVGVHGSLTAREMLVPLLVHR, encoded by the coding sequence GTGTCCGCGCGCGCTGGGGCGCTGCCGCACCCCGACGAGCTGCTGACCCCGGGCGACGGTCCGGCGCTGCGGCACGTGCTGCCCGCGGTGGCGGCCGCGCTGGGGGTCGACGTGGCCGGCGGCGAGCCCGGCCGGGCGCTGCTGGGGCTGCCGGCCGCGACGCGCGCCTGCGTGGTGCTGGTGGACGGGCTGGGTCACCTCAACCTCGCCGAGCGCGGTGGGCACGCGCCGTTCCTCCGCTCGCTGCTCGCCTCCTCGCAGCCGCTGCTCAGCACGTTCCCCTCGACCACGGCGACGGCGGTCGCCGCGTTCGGCACCGGGTGCGGCCCGGGCCGCACCGCGATGCTCGGCTACACCGTGCGGGTGCCCGAGACGGGCCGGCTCGGCAACCTCGTGTCCTGGGCCGACATGCCGCCCGCCGAGCGCTGGCAGCCGCACCCCACGGTGTTCGAGCAGCTGGCTGCCGCCGGCGTGCGTGTCACCAGCGTCGGACCGGCCCGGTTCCAGGGCTCGGGACTCACCGGGGCTGCCCTGCGCGGTGCGCGGTACGCGGCCGCGGAGTCGCTGGACGGCCGCGTCGACGCGGTGGTGCGGGCGCTGCGCGAACCCGGGCTCGCCTACCTGTACTGGCACGACGTCGACAAGACCGGCCACCACCACGGCTGGGGTTCCTGGCAGTGGGGTGAGGCGCTCGCGGAGCTCGACGCCGAGCTGGGGCGCCTGGCGCGCTCGCTGCCCCGCGACACCCTCCTGGTCGTCACCGCCGACCACGGGATGGTGGACGTCGACCCGGCGCGTCGGCGCGACGTGGGCACGGACCCGGTGCTGGGTGCGGACGTGGTGACCACGGGGGGAGAGCCCCGCGCGCTGCACCTGCACGTCGCCGACGGCGTCGACCCCGGTGTCGTCGCCGCCCGCTGGCGCGACGAGCTGGGCGACGACGCGGTCGTGCGCACGCGTGACGAGGCGGTCGCGGCCGGGTGGTTCGGGCCGGTCGAGCCGCGGGTGCTCCCCGTGGTCGGGGACGTGGTCGTCGCGATGACGGGGGCCGCGACGGTGGTCGACTCCCGCACGCAGACGCCGGCGTCCATGGCCCTGGTGGGCGTGCACGGGTCGCTGACGGCCCGGGAGATGCTCGTGCCGCTGCTGGTGCACCGGTGA
- a CDS encoding thymidine kinase — protein sequence MAELVFFSGTMDCGKSTLALQMHHNHAARGRDGVLFTRQDRAGNAMISSRLGLQRRADEVDDTTDFWAEVVTRRTRGRPVDYLIADEAQFYTAVQVEQLARVVDELSADVYAFGITTDFRARLFPGSARLVELADRVEVLQVRALCWCGARATHNARTLDGVMVVEGDQVVVGDVAGGAGEVAYEVLCRRHHVRRMTARVARATGPSAQTLLFDDDAGDRRGGTAP from the coding sequence GTGGCCGAGCTGGTGTTCTTCTCGGGGACGATGGACTGCGGCAAGTCGACGCTCGCCCTGCAGATGCACCACAACCACGCCGCACGCGGGCGTGACGGTGTGCTGTTCACGCGGCAGGACCGCGCGGGCAACGCCATGATCTCCTCGCGGCTCGGTCTGCAGCGCCGGGCGGACGAGGTGGACGACACGACCGACTTCTGGGCCGAGGTCGTGACCCGGCGCACGCGCGGCCGGCCGGTCGACTACCTCATCGCGGACGAGGCGCAGTTCTACACCGCCGTGCAGGTCGAGCAGCTGGCCCGCGTCGTCGACGAGCTGTCCGCCGACGTCTACGCCTTCGGCATCACGACGGACTTCCGTGCCCGGCTGTTCCCGGGGTCCGCGCGCCTCGTCGAGCTGGCCGACCGGGTGGAGGTGCTCCAGGTCCGGGCCCTGTGCTGGTGCGGGGCACGGGCCACCCACAACGCGCGCACCCTGGACGGTGTCATGGTGGTCGAGGGTGACCAGGTCGTCGTCGGCGACGTCGCGGGCGGCGCCGGTGAGGTGGCCTACGAGGTCCTGTGCCGTCGTCACCACGTGCGGCGGATGACCGCGCGCGTGGCCCGCGCCACCGGTCCGTCCGCGCAGACCCTGCTCTTCGACGACGACGCGGGCGACCGCCGGGGCGGCACCGCTCCCTGA
- the sepH gene encoding septation protein SepH, with protein sequence MGELELVGLHEDGEHLVVVAPDGQRFRLRIDDPLRAAVRRDRPQLEQLRAEQAGSLSPREIQSRIRAGATAQEVADAAGVPVESVRRYEGPVLAEREYVAEQARGTRVGRDSGAPLLGDLVTDRLAARGVDVGSLAWDAAREGTGPWTVAARFVVEDGPRTARWTYDPVRRAVVADDDEARWLSETEIDEPVSRRHLAAVRDVVFDLEAMGELTAEEPEPTHVLLDELRTRRGVRQPLELDGDDEEFEGFGPQHAFDFTAGPGGAGTVDEASAPGAHPRDADPAREAVVLTPPRGERTAPPTGAVPAAPAPKSSAPKPSAPEPSAPKSSGPEPSAPDDAAETRPGAGERRSRRPRAKVPSWDEIVFGAKPE encoded by the coding sequence ATGGGTGAGCTGGAGCTGGTCGGTCTGCACGAGGACGGCGAGCACCTCGTCGTCGTCGCGCCCGACGGGCAGCGCTTCCGCCTGCGCATCGACGACCCGCTGCGGGCCGCGGTGCGCCGCGACCGTCCGCAGCTGGAGCAGCTGCGCGCCGAGCAGGCCGGATCGCTGAGCCCTCGCGAGATCCAGTCGCGGATCCGGGCCGGCGCCACCGCGCAGGAGGTCGCCGACGCCGCGGGCGTGCCCGTCGAGTCCGTGCGCCGCTACGAGGGTCCCGTCCTGGCCGAGCGCGAGTACGTCGCGGAACAGGCGCGCGGCACGCGCGTCGGGCGCGACTCGGGCGCCCCCCTGCTCGGCGACCTCGTCACGGACCGCCTCGCGGCGCGCGGCGTGGACGTCGGGTCGCTGGCGTGGGACGCCGCGCGCGAGGGCACGGGCCCCTGGACCGTGGCGGCACGGTTCGTCGTCGAGGACGGTCCGCGCACCGCCCGCTGGACGTACGACCCGGTGCGGCGCGCCGTCGTCGCCGACGACGACGAGGCGCGCTGGCTCTCCGAGACGGAGATCGACGAGCCCGTGTCGCGGCGGCACCTGGCGGCCGTGCGGGACGTGGTGTTCGACCTCGAGGCGATGGGCGAGCTGACCGCCGAGGAGCCCGAGCCCACGCACGTGCTGCTCGACGAGCTGCGCACGCGCCGCGGCGTCCGCCAGCCCCTGGAGCTCGACGGCGACGACGAGGAGTTCGAGGGCTTCGGCCCGCAGCACGCGTTCGACTTCACCGCCGGCCCCGGCGGGGCCGGCACGGTCGACGAGGCGAGCGCTCCCGGCGCGCACCCCCGGGACGCCGACCCGGCACGCGAGGCGGTCGTCCTGACACCACCCCGCGGCGAGCGGACGGCTCCGCCGACGGGCGCGGTCCCGGCGGCACCCGCCCCGAAGTCGTCCGCCCCGAAGCCGTCCGCCCCGGAGCCGTCCGCCCCGAAGTCGTCCGGCCCGGAGCCGTCCGCCCCGGACGACGCCGCGGAGACGCGACCGGGTGCCGGTGAGCGACGCTCCCGGCGCCCGCGCGCCAAGGTCCCCAGCTGGGACGAGATCGTCTTCGGCGCCAAGCCGGAGTGA
- a CDS encoding trimeric intracellular cation channel family protein produces MPELLAQPLLEVAGVFVGAMSGALAAVRKQFDIFGILVLAWAAGLGGGVLRDVLIGAVPPVGISDLRLMAAALAGGLVMYFGHPRLERARRVINVLDAGALALFTVVGTLKGLEYGTTALAAVVVGVLTGVGGGMLRDLLTGEVPVVLHHRQLYAVPALLGSVAVVALWHVEWAGGLGLGAVAAGVFVLRVAALRFRLNAPGPWRGSGSGGAG; encoded by the coding sequence ATGCCCGAGCTGCTGGCCCAACCGCTGCTGGAGGTCGCCGGCGTCTTCGTCGGCGCCATGTCCGGCGCGCTGGCGGCTGTGCGCAAGCAGTTCGACATCTTCGGCATCCTCGTGCTCGCCTGGGCGGCCGGCCTCGGCGGCGGTGTGCTGCGTGACGTCCTGATCGGTGCGGTGCCCCCGGTCGGCATCAGCGACCTGCGCCTCATGGCTGCCGCGCTCGCCGGCGGGCTCGTCATGTACTTCGGGCACCCGAGGCTCGAGCGCGCCCGGCGCGTCATCAACGTCCTGGACGCCGGCGCCCTGGCGCTCTTCACGGTCGTCGGGACGCTGAAGGGCCTGGAGTACGGGACCACCGCACTGGCCGCCGTCGTGGTGGGCGTGCTCACCGGTGTCGGGGGCGGCATGCTGCGCGACCTCCTCACGGGCGAGGTGCCCGTCGTGCTGCACCACCGGCAGCTCTACGCGGTGCCGGCCCTGCTGGGGTCCGTCGCGGTGGTCGCGCTGTGGCACGTGGAGTGGGCCGGCGGCCTCGGCCTCGGCGCCGTCGCCGCGGGCGTCTTCGTGCTGCGCGTCGCCGCGCTGCGCTTCCGCCTCAACGCGCCGGGACCGTGGCGCGGGAGCGGGTCGGGCGGCGCCGGCTGA
- a CDS encoding inositol monophosphatase family protein → MSTPSAEPSAQLVAELVAVARQVAVAAGRLVHDGRPETVGVAATKSSAVDVVTAMDLASEELVRAELARLRPADGILGEEGGHVPGTSGVTWVVDPIDGTVNYLYGLPAYAVSVAAVVGEPAPGAWTVLAGCVHAPATGETWTAGRGQGAHLDGRPLTVAPAPPLDRCLLGTGFGYVAERRRAQARVLADLLPRVRDVRRAGAAAIDLCQVATGRLDLYYERGLQPWDLAAAGLVVAEAGGVVTGLRGRAAGPDMVVAGAAERVAELVALLEELHADAPDSPSREGVCDRGHGGPR, encoded by the coding sequence GTGAGCACTCCCTCCGCGGAACCGTCCGCCCAGCTCGTCGCCGAGCTCGTCGCCGTCGCCCGGCAGGTCGCCGTCGCTGCGGGCCGGCTGGTCCACGACGGCCGGCCCGAGACCGTCGGGGTGGCGGCGACCAAGTCGAGCGCCGTCGACGTCGTCACCGCCATGGACCTGGCCAGCGAGGAGCTCGTGCGTGCCGAGCTCGCCCGGCTGCGGCCCGCCGACGGCATCCTCGGGGAGGAGGGCGGTCACGTGCCCGGCACCTCGGGTGTCACGTGGGTGGTCGACCCCATCGACGGCACCGTGAACTACCTCTACGGGCTGCCCGCGTACGCCGTGAGCGTCGCCGCGGTCGTCGGTGAGCCTGCCCCGGGCGCGTGGACCGTCCTCGCGGGCTGCGTGCACGCACCGGCGACGGGGGAGACGTGGACCGCGGGACGCGGCCAGGGCGCCCACCTCGACGGGCGGCCGCTGACCGTGGCTCCGGCACCGCCGCTGGACCGGTGCCTGCTCGGCACCGGGTTCGGGTACGTCGCCGAGCGGCGCCGCGCCCAGGCCCGTGTGCTGGCGGACCTGCTTCCCCGGGTGCGTGACGTGCGTCGCGCCGGGGCCGCCGCCATCGACCTGTGCCAGGTCGCCACGGGCCGGCTCGACCTGTACTACGAGCGCGGGCTGCAGCCCTGGGACCTGGCGGCCGCCGGTCTGGTGGTGGCGGAGGCCGGGGGTGTCGTGACGGGCCTGCGCGGCCGTGCGGCCGGGCCGGACATGGTGGTCGCGGGCGCGGCGGAACGCGTCGCGGAGCTCGTCGCGCTGCTCGAGGAGCTGCACGCGGACGCCCCCGACTCGCCGTCCCGCGAGGGTGTGTGCGACCGTGGTCACGGTGGTCCGCGATAG
- a CDS encoding DUF4193 domain-containing protein encodes MATDYDAPRKTEEDLSEDSLQELQARRSDKNSGVVDEDETEAAEGFELPGADLSGEELSVRVLPRQADEFTCSKCFLVHHRSQLAYERDGMPVCSECAA; translated from the coding sequence ATGGCAACCGACTACGACGCCCCGCGCAAGACCGAGGAGGACCTGAGCGAGGACTCGCTCCAGGAGCTCCAGGCTCGGCGCTCCGACAAGAACTCGGGCGTGGTGGACGAGGACGAGACGGAGGCTGCCGAGGGCTTCGAGCTGCCCGGCGCCGACCTGTCCGGCGAGGAGCTCTCCGTCCGCGTCCTTCCCCGCCAGGCAGACGAGTTCACGTGCTCGAAGTGCTTCCTGGTGCACCACCGCAGTCAGCTCGCCTACGAGCGCGACGGCATGCCCGTCTGCTCGGAGTGCGCCGCCTGA
- a CDS encoding DUF3093 domain-containing protein, producing the protein MTTAPAPGTPPEPSGTADGVPGFREQLWPGPLGWVAVVAFAVVLGIAFVPVDTRLALAAGLLALGAGLAGAVLTTPLVRVAQGTLQAGSARIPVDVLAAPRVLDRAALRTELGPALDARAYVCLRSWIGTAVRVEVVDPQDPTPYWIVSTRRPDRLVAALLASGAQPVQTPGTTPAGHPEG; encoded by the coding sequence ATGACCACCGCACCCGCCCCCGGCACGCCCCCCGAGCCGTCCGGCACCGCCGACGGCGTCCCCGGGTTCCGCGAGCAGCTGTGGCCCGGGCCGCTGGGCTGGGTCGCGGTCGTCGCGTTCGCCGTCGTGCTCGGCATCGCGTTCGTGCCCGTCGACACGCGGCTCGCCCTCGCGGCGGGCCTGCTCGCGCTGGGCGCCGGGCTGGCGGGCGCGGTGCTCACCACCCCCCTCGTCCGGGTCGCGCAGGGCACGCTGCAGGCGGGCTCCGCGCGGATCCCGGTCGACGTGCTGGCCGCACCCCGGGTGCTCGACCGTGCCGCGCTGCGCACCGAGCTCGGGCCGGCGCTCGACGCCCGCGCGTACGTGTGCCTGCGGTCGTGGATCGGCACCGCGGTGCGCGTCGAGGTCGTGGACCCGCAGGACCCGACCCCGTACTGGATCGTCTCGACGCGGCGCCCCGACCGGCTCGTGGCCGCGCTGCTCGCGTCCGGCGCACAGCCGGTCCAGACCCCCGGGACGACGCCGGCCGGCCACCCCGAGGGGTGA